A window of Bacillota bacterium contains these coding sequences:
- a CDS encoding putative sulfate exporter family transporter, whose protein sequence is MASWRPLVTADALRWALAGSLLGGLALVARTLTGATGWSDGYPLWAMLLGAGAGTFGRRMGRFHVVRRLARSEVFLKVGLVLLGASVPLGQVRSVGGRGLALVALGVVTVFAFTWWLATKLALDRRLRSVLCSAVAVSGLSGAAATAAAVRAQSEQLGLVTALVILTGLPMSVLQPLMARWLHLPSPVAGAWVGSNLDTTATVLAAGSMLGEGALRVASVVKVAQNCLIGLVAAALAAAGDGRRGLCVIVDAWRR, encoded by the coding sequence TTGGCTTCGTGGCGTCCCCTGGTAACGGCTGACGCGTTGCGGTGGGCCCTGGCGGGCAGCCTGCTTGGGGGATTGGCCCTCGTGGCCCGCACGCTGACGGGCGCGACCGGTTGGTCGGACGGCTACCCCCTGTGGGCGATGCTGCTGGGAGCCGGTGCCGGAACGTTCGGGCGCCGGATGGGCCGGTTCCACGTGGTGAGGCGGCTGGCCCGCAGCGAGGTCTTCTTGAAGGTCGGCCTCGTACTGCTGGGTGCGTCCGTGCCCCTCGGCCAGGTGCGCAGCGTGGGCGGCCGGGGCCTGGCGCTGGTGGCCCTCGGCGTCGTCACCGTGTTTGCGTTCACGTGGTGGCTGGCGACGAAGCTTGCGCTGGACCGGCGGCTGCGGTCCGTGCTCTGTTCAGCCGTGGCGGTGTCGGGCCTGTCCGGGGCAGCGGCCACCGCCGCGGCCGTCCGTGCCCAGAGCGAGCAGCTGGGTCTGGTCACGGCCCTCGTCATCCTGACGGGGCTGCCGATGAGCGTGCTTCAGCCGCTGATGGCGCGGTGGCTCCACCTGCCCTCGCCGGTGGCCGGCGCCTGGGTCGGCAGCAACCTGGACACGACGGCCACCGTGCTGGCGGCCGGATCCATGCTGGGGGAGGGGGCGCTGCGGGTCGCCTCGGTCGTCAAGGTGGCGCAGAACTGCCTCATCGGCCTGGTGGCGGCCGCCCTGGCCGCTGCGGGCGACGGCCGCCGCGGGCTTTGCGTCATCGTCGACGCGTGGCGGCGCT
- a CDS encoding LacI family DNA-binding transcriptional regulator, with the protein MKPSIAHVAREAGVSKSTVSRALAGDRRVKAETRLRIEEAARRLGYSRHRIASALARGRTFMVAVATPAPPRSFSDPFFLEFLGALGDRLTSAGYNLVLTLPDRPAASESRDLPASAPGSLEDLVVGSMVDGAVLTEIAADDPRLAMLMQHQVPFVTLGTPEPAAGGSADRLFSVDGDNAGGARLAVQHLIELGHREIACVTGPLHLVAARRRLSGFTGAMERAGACVPPHRVVEADFTREGGFAAARRLIEAERAAFAGVRLSAIFACNDLMAIGVIEALRDAGLRVPEDVSVVGFDGINLGRLVDPPLTTAAQPIRQLGTLVAELLLEQIGRRHRPDRDLPAAGPEPGARSVVVPCVLHPGRSTAPANESAEAAGSSRRGV; encoded by the coding sequence GTGAAGCCCAGCATTGCGCACGTGGCCAGGGAGGCAGGGGTCTCCAAGTCAACGGTCTCCAGGGCCCTGGCGGGCGATCGCCGGGTCAAGGCCGAGACGCGGCTTCGCATCGAGGAGGCGGCCAGGCGCCTGGGCTACAGCCGCCACCGTATTGCGAGCGCCCTCGCCCGGGGGCGAACGTTCATGGTGGCGGTGGCAACGCCGGCGCCGCCCCGCAGCTTCTCCGACCCGTTCTTCCTGGAGTTCCTGGGAGCTCTCGGCGACCGGCTCACCTCCGCCGGCTACAACCTGGTGCTGACCCTCCCTGACCGCCCGGCCGCTTCCGAGTCGCGAGACCTTCCGGCCTCGGCGCCCGGCAGCCTCGAAGACCTGGTGGTCGGCAGCATGGTGGACGGGGCCGTGTTGACCGAGATTGCCGCCGATGACCCGCGCCTTGCGATGCTGATGCAGCACCAGGTGCCGTTTGTGACGCTCGGGACGCCCGAACCGGCGGCCGGCGGCTCCGCGGACCGGCTCTTCAGCGTGGACGGTGACAACGCCGGCGGCGCCCGGCTCGCCGTGCAGCATCTGATCGAGCTGGGCCATCGCGAGATCGCCTGCGTGACCGGCCCCCTGCACCTGGTCGCCGCGCGCCGCCGATTGTCGGGCTTCACCGGGGCCATGGAGCGTGCCGGCGCTTGCGTGCCGCCACACCGGGTGGTCGAAGCTGACTTCACCCGGGAGGGCGGCTTCGCGGCAGCCCGGCGACTGATCGAGGCAGAGCGGGCCGCGTTCGCAGGCGTGCGGCTGAGCGCCATTTTCGCGTGCAACGACCTGATGGCCATCGGGGTCATCGAGGCACTTCGGGACGCCGGGCTTCGGGTGCCTGAGGACGTATCGGTGGTGGGGTTCGACGGGATCAACCTGGGAAGGCTGGTCGACCCTCCCCTCACCACGGCCGCGCAACCCATCCGCCAGCTCGGCACGCTGGTGGCCGAACTCCTGCTGGAGCAAATCGGCCGCCGCCACCGGCCCGACCGGGACCTCCCGGCCGCCGGCCCCGAGCCCGGTGCCCGGTCGGTCGTCGTTCCCTGCGTATTGCATCCCGGGCGTTCCACGGCCCCGGCCAACGAGAGCGCTGAGGCCGCGGGGAGCTCCCGAAGGGGGGTGTAG